The Natranaerobius trueperi genomic sequence ATCTGATTTCCTTGTATTTCTCCAGGTAGTCATCTATCTTTATTCCCGTAGGTTTACGGACTTCTATTTTCAACCTTTCCTGATGATGTTTCTCAAATTCATACATTTGTGGTGGCATGTTCTTCAATCGCTCCTGATACATCTTCTTGTTTTTCTTGTAGTGCTGGTGATCAAGATATGCCTCTTCGTCATTAGTGACTATTTTATTCTCCTCAGTCAAGTCAAATTCGTACAGATGATAATCTTCATGTGGGTACCCACTTTGAAAGTTAGTCACATTCTGAATGATATCATGAAATCTTTTGAAGGTTGCTCCGGCCGGCAAAATGACACGCCTCCATATTAACGGATCTGATTCCTCTAGTTCTATTCTTACAATATATGATTTCACTTGATATCGCCTCCATTAATGATTATAAACAGCACTTAGAGCTGTTTATACTTAAAATATAATATGTACTGTTTCATCATTAAGAAATTCCAAAAAAGTCTGATTATCAATAGTGGTATCTAGTTCTTCCACAGATTTATCTTGTTTCATCCTGGTAAACTTAGTGCTTCTCATTTGCCGATATTCCCTTACAAAAGCGTCTAGTTTTCCTTCATTGATATATCCTGAATTTTTCCATTCATAGATCAGACAATCATTGGACTTAAATGTTATAGAAATGTATTCTCTATATTTAAACTTCTCATCTTCTCGAAACTTTCTTTTAGCACTAGAAATAAATTCGTATGCGTCCCTATCATTACTAAACACAGTAATTGTGTCTACAAGCTCTGTGTAGTAAAAAGAAAGTATATGGCTCAAAACAGCAATAGATATTTCACCTGCATTTTTCTTTTGTTTTCTACCGTTGGAAAGTTCTTTCCCATCTAATCCTTGTTCATAAAATGTTGTAAGCCACTCTTCGTAAGGTTCTAATTCCTCTAGAGGTCTATTTTTGGTAATTTTTCTCTTCATAAAGCTAACAAGCCTAGCTATATAATCACAGCTATATTGAAACAAATAATACAATTCCGCTTCTTTGTAATCTACTAATTTTGTGTAATCCTGTTCATTTATAATTTCTACTCTTTCAAGAGCATTTTGCAACTCTGTTATATAATTCACCCTGTTATTACTGTCTGTAACTTCATTCCACACCCATTGTGGTATCAGTATAATATCATATGAAGCGAAAACCATTTTATAAGAAATTTCATTTTGTACTCGAGTTAAAAATTCTACAGAACAATTATCAAGAATACATATTTTTATGGACTTGTCCATTGAAAGATATCTCTTAAAATCATCTATAGTTCCTTTCATTTAGACAAGTCCTCCCATTCTTTTTTTATCTCTTTTTTTAATTCAATTAAAAATTCATAATTATCTTTATGATATGAAACACCCGTATTCTGATTTATAGCTTTTTTCACCTTTTGTTCAAGCCCTCCAAAACTTATGACAAATGAAGATCTAACTAGTTCCGGGTCTAGTTCTAAACCTTCAAACTTACCTTCCAGATTCTTAGGCTTATCATCAAAGTGGTTTAGAACTGTATGTTTTAAATCCATATCACCATAAACTTCAACTGCCTGCTCGTAGAGCTCTATTAAGGTGGCTTTATATGGCGCTTTGTAAGCATCCATACACTTTATAATCCTATCTATTACATTCTCATCTTCTAAAGAGTAGTAATATTTATATATATCACCAAAAATCATCTTAGCTGCAAAGTAATCCGCTTTTCGTTCATTTATATCCATATCAATTGCAACGTTGTGTGTTTTTTCATCTAAATTGATATCATAAAGAAGATGATAAATCTCATGCCATGCCACAAAATATTGATATACTCTAGGTTGGGCTGTATTTATCACGGGTATTTTCATACCCCCCTTTGCAATTATGGCTCCGCCCCAGTGTTCATCCTCTATAGGAATTTGAATTAAATTATTCTCTTTTAAAACTGAAAAGGCTTGTTTTTCTTGAGCCGTCAAACCCGATTTATTGAATCTTTTATTGAAGTCACTAACTAATCCATATATTTGTTCTTTAATTGAACTATTTTGTTGCATAACTTGTTCAAGACAATCCTTTGTTATAGGTTTAATAGACATAAATAACACCGCCTAAGTTTGGTATAGTTCACATAAGTGAACTATATCTTCTAGAATATCGAACATCTTTTGTGCCCTAGAGTTACGGGAATGCTCATTAGGAGCATTATCTGAAAGAGCAAGCTTGGTTTCTTCTTTTTCCTGATACTTAGGAGAATACTTCAATAGTTTATCTGCATTGATTATTTGTTTATCAAAAATCTTTTGCAAATGATTTTCAAAAGTAGCAAGATTGTTGATATCACCATCAATCAATTTATTTAAAGTCGGACGAGAAATACCGGTCAGTTTTGAAAATGAAGATTTGGTATATCCATTATCTTTAATGACAAGCCACAGTTTTCTACCGACTGTTTTTCTGTTTTCAAACAATAATTCTATAGACATGCTATACACCTCCTAGTTATATTATAAAACAATGAAGTGACAAAAGATACATCTTGTAAAAATTTTTTTTACAGTTAAGCATTTTCTAACTACCCGATCTTTAATTATACTTAAATGAATAAATACAGAATTATAGATAGTAAACAGTTTATCTCTTAGAACCACCAATGAATTTAATAATGAAGTACTTTATCAATTCTATTGTTTATATAATTCTTTAACTCATTTATTTGATTGTATATTGATACTCGCCTAGATATATATTCAGACCATTCTTTTGATTCTTTTATTTGTAATAGTTTTGCATAAATATTGTCCATCTGATTGCTATACCCTTTGGTATAGTCGTTTTTTTCAAACTTTTCTAGTAACTTATCTTTCGATACACTAATCTCAATATAATCGTCATATACGATTTCTATGTCAGAATCATTAATTACAATCCTTGTCACTTCATTGAGTATCTCAACTAGAACATCTTCATATTCTACCGCTTCATTAAACTCATCTACTTGGCTATATAGAGTAACCTTTAGTTCATTATAAAGATTGCTACTTATATAATCGCTCACTGCATAAGATAACCCGAAAGTTTCGTCACTATAATCCAAACTACCTTCAATTTGTTTTAACCTCCGTTTTGTAGAGGTATTAATCATATCCCAGCTACTCTCCTTTTTGAGTTCAGAAAGTCTTTCTTTTAGTTTGGTAAGTTTCTCAACACTTAAAGAAGATAATATTTTATTGTATAAATCTATATTGTTAAAAAATAGTTCGTCTTTCTTTTCTTCTTCTCTTTTTTTCTGATCTATTCTCATGGTAGCAAACACACCAAATACTCCAATCATTGAACCTAGATAGCTAGCATAAAATCCAATCCAATCATTGTCAGTTTCTACTTTCCAGGTCAAGTTCAGTTCCATTATAAAAGCAACAATAATCGGGATAAGAAGTATACTAAAAATCACTAACACGGATAACCTTAACTTCGAATTAATTCTCATTTTTTCACCTCTATAAAAAGTATTAATATTTCAATATCCGAATTTTCTAATAATTACTCCTAAGTAAAGCGAGCAACACTAAGAATTTTGAAAGTCGCTCTACCAGTCAAAATGACTCTTGGTTAGTTTTTTCTATTCAATGACAGATATTCAGTGAAAGATTGAGTAGGAAGCCACCTACGCTTTTCAAGCATTCTTCCCCAAATAAAATCACCTTCACTATCATTAATTATATTAGCATTATAAGCTTTAATTAAAATATCACCAGTTGTTAAAAGTTCCAAATTGTATTGACAAATATATTGGTTAATATCCTTCAAGTTGTTACTAGCTACAAAACCATTGTTTGCTGTTGCAAGAGAAATTGTAGCAGCTTCACCTTTTCCTATTTGTAAGTTCCCTTTTGGAGGATTCTCAGTTAGTTCATAGTAGACTCTATATTCGTAAGTACCAAATAAAATATCCTCAACCGAAATGTTGTTATCCTCCCATAGTCTGTCTAACTTTGCACCAATATGGGGAATGCTTGGATTAGAAAGCTCTCTATATACTTGTTTAGGTACTATTATCTTCCCAGTAAATAAATCTAAAAGGATCCTTTCTTCATCTACCCAAAGAAAAGACGAAATACAGTCAGTGTCAAAATATATTACCTTAATCATACTGGTCTTCTCCCTCTATACCATAGACAATATCCCCTTTAAACGCAGCCAGCAATAACTCTTCATACTTTCCATTTGAAATATAATTTTTTTCTTTTAGCTCTTCCGCCAAAGCAATATACTTGCCAAAAGTATTAAATTTCTCATTCTGAGGAGCTGGTTCATACAGTTTTGTATCGTAACCTAATCTCAGGGCAGATGCCTTTATCCCTGTTTTCATTTCCTCCGCTTCTTTCCACGACAAATATCCTTCAAATGTTAACCTCCATAATATGGCCTGTCTGCTTATCCCAAAAAATTGTTCAATTTTAACAACATCTTTAAGATCTAATTCGTATTTTTTCTTCCCTAATTTATTATATACATAATCTTTCAGAGCCTCGTAGGTAATTAAAAAATAAGAAGCAAACATATCTGCTTCTCTTTCGGATTCAACTTCCTGCAAATTCTCCTTACTTTTATCTAGATCGCTTGTACAAATTATTACTTCATGGTCATCTTGGAAGTACAAATGATATAACTCATGAGCTAAAGTAAAGCGTTGTCTTCCAAGTGTCATAGATGAGTTTATTCCTATGATTTTGCTAGTTTTATCCTTTATACAAACCCCACTTATTCTTTGACTCATAGGATAAAAAACAACAGTCATATCATCTGCTGTTTTAACCATTGTAAACACATCAATTGGGGAGTACATATCAATCCCAAATTGTTTTCTTAAAGTAACTGCATCAGAGTTTAGTTCAATAAATTTCTTCATTTCTTGGCCTCCGCGACGCAGTCTTCCATATATCTTAAATTTAAAGCTATTTTTCTAATTGCAGCTATAGCCTGTAAATCATCTGCTTCTACTTCCTCGGCACGAAAAGCTAAAGCTAATGGTTCATGTTGAATATCCTCTTCAGTAAAATAAGTTACTGTGCATCCAAAAAGGTCCGCAGCCCTTTCTAATATATCCAGGGTAAACTGACGTTCACCCTTCTCACATTTAGATATGTAGCTCTGGTCCACTTCCAGATATTTAGCAATTTGAGACTGAGTTAAACCACTTTTAGACCTTAATTCTTGAAATCTTTTTCCTGCTAATTCTAAGCTTAACATAGAGTTCACTCCTTTTCTTTTAGTATATCCGATGTTTGTCATAATTACAACTCCACTTTCTAGTTATTTTATGACAACGAAGTTAAAGGAATATTGGGTATAATATGTTCAGTCTTATTTATCAATATTTGTAGACTCTAGATTAGCAGTTACATGTATCTCTAATATTTTGCAGTCAATATTTTTTGTTCTCTCACTAAGCTATATCATGCCATAAAGCTGATCTATAATTAGCTACTTCTTTAACTGCACAGGATCGGAGTTATTTTCCTTACTTAGTTCCTTAAATCGTTGTCTTCTGAGTGTCATAGATGAGTTTATCCCTATTATTTTACTAGCTCTATCCATATCATCTGTTATTTTAACAATTGTAAAAACATCAACTAGATATTATTTTAATGGATTCATTCTACAAATACTAAAAAATAAGAAGGAACAATGAGTGCTATTTCTATGGAGCGTGATCAAATAGATTGTAAAATTATTAGTTCAATCAGAGTATAAAAAACATTTTAATTAAACTTGCTTTCTAAGCCAAAGACTACCTTTACTATTAGTTTCCTGCATTACAAAATCAAATTTACCTAAAAAAGGGCCCGTAAGTTCGTTTTCACTATTATCATAATCAACAATATAACCAACAGCAGAGGCAGAGGTACCCAAAACCCGAATCAGAACATCCATAGCTTTTTCTTTTAGTTCATCATACTGGGGTACTATCTCAAACCAGTCAATAAATAATACACCCGATCTTAACGAATAGTCTTCTTTTAATATACCGTCTTCATCAACCAATCGTTCTACAGCCCATAGACAGTCCCCACTAATTGAATCTGCCATATCTATAAGGTTATACAAATCTCCAGTTATAACATCACTACCTGGTACGAAATAACAACAATACTTACCAATTTCAATAAGTTGTGTTTCACTAGCTATTTCTCCATCTTCCATTACTGGACAATCTGCAATGAAACTGCCAGTGTGACAAATTGCATTTAGTTCCGTCAAACTCGCAGTCCCCTCAAGATCAATATAAGTGAATTCGGTTATTTGTTTATCCATACCTACCCCTCCAAATAATTGTCAAGATGATCCTGTTAGGAGAAAAAGGGTCTAGTTTAAAACTATATTGGACTAGAACATCAAGGCCGTCTATTAATCTTCCTAATAGTTTTACCAGCCTATCTTTTACTTCTAGTAACCATCCATCAATTTTTATTTATGTCCTACAGATTTTTAAATATATAAATGTTTCGGATAAATAA encodes the following:
- a CDS encoding helix-turn-helix domain-containing protein; the protein is MSIELLFENRKTVGRKLWLVIKDNGYTKSSFSKLTGISRPTLNKLIDGDINNLATFENHLQKIFDKQIINADKLLKYSPKYQEKEETKLALSDNAPNEHSRNSRAQKMFDILEDIVHLCELYQT
- a CDS encoding ImmA/IrrE family metallo-endopeptidase — encoded protein: MKKFIELNSDAVTLRKQFGIDMYSPIDVFTMVKTADDMTVVFYPMSQRISGVCIKDKTSKIIGINSSMTLGRQRFTLAHELYHLYFQDDHEVIICTSDLDKSKENLQEVESEREADMFASYFLITYEALKDYVYNKLGKKKYELDLKDVVKIEQFFGISRQAILWRLTFEGYLSWKEAEEMKTGIKASALRLGYDTKLYEPAPQNEKFNTFGKYIALAEELKEKNYISNGKYEELLLAAFKGDIVYGIEGEDQYD
- a CDS encoding ImmA/IrrE family metallo-endopeptidase: MSIKPITKDCLEQVMQQNSSIKEQIYGLVSDFNKRFNKSGLTAQEKQAFSVLKENNLIQIPIEDEHWGGAIIAKGGMKIPVINTAQPRVYQYFVAWHEIYHLLYDINLDEKTHNVAIDMDINERKADYFAAKMIFGDIYKYYYSLEDENVIDRIIKCMDAYKAPYKATLIELYEQAVEVYGDMDLKHTVLNHFDDKPKNLEGKFEGLELDPELVRSSFVISFGGLEQKVKKAINQNTGVSYHKDNYEFLIELKKEIKKEWEDLSK
- a CDS encoding helix-turn-helix domain-containing protein, coding for MTNIGYTKRKGVNSMLSLELAGKRFQELRSKSGLTQSQIAKYLEVDQSYISKCEKGERQFTLDILERAADLFGCTVTYFTEEDIQHEPLALAFRAEEVEADDLQAIAAIRKIALNLRYMEDCVAEAKK
- a CDS encoding plasmid pRiA4b ORF-3 family protein; the protein is MKSYIVRIELEESDPLIWRRVILPAGATFKRFHDIIQNVTNFQSGYPHEDYHLYEFDLTEENKIVTNDEEAYLDHQHYKKNKKMYQERLKNMPPQMYEFEKHHQERLKIEVRKPTGIKIDDYLEKYKEIRYNYDFGDNWQFTVKLEQIVDDYYFGFPTLLDGAETAPPEDVGGIHGFYEFLKAYRDPKHTDHDDMKEWAESLGFGEYDVDWINENLKNVKYQNTEWDKINHTRYRIVDDKYRK